The Streptomyces sp. NBC_00483 genome contains the following window.
GTGCGCCGTGCGCAGCCCGACTGGACGCCGCGCGAGCTCGACCCGGTCTTCGCCGACGTCCTGTGGTCGCGCCTGGAGCGGATGGCGCGGGTGATGGGCCGCAAGGCGCCCGTCGGCCTGGTGCTGCGCCGCCCGGACGGCCAGACGGCGGTGGCGCACCGCGGCGCCCCCGTGGTCACGGTCACGGGCGCGCCCGCGGAGCTGGTGATGTTCGCGTTCGGCCGGCAGGAGGCGGCGGACGTCGAGATGGACGGCGAGAAGTCGGCCATCGACCGGCTCACGGAGACGAAGGCGCTCGGCCTGTAGCGGGTGTGCCGGTGTGGGGCAGGGCGTGCAGCGCCAGCCCCAGTTCGACGAGGTCGGCGGGGCGGGCGAGGCTCCGGCCCGTGAGCTGTTCGCAGCGGCGCAGCCGGTTCAGGACCGTGTTGCGGTGGCAGTAGAGGCGGGTGGCGGCGCGCTGCGCGGAGCCGTCGCAGTCCAGCCAGGCCGTCAGTGTGTCGAGCAGCAGGGTCCGGTCGGTCGGGGGCAGGGCGAGCAGGGGGCCGAGCACCCGGTCGGCGAGGATCCGGCCGAGTTCGGGCGCGGCGGCGACGAGCGCGGCGGGCAACTGCTCGTCCAGGAGTACGGTGCCGCCGCCCTCCGGGCAGATGCGCAGCGCGGTCTCGGCGAGCCGCCGGGCGCCGCCCACCGCGGCGAGCCCTTCGACGGCGGGGCTGATGCCGACGCGCAGGCCGGGCTTGCGGTGGCAAAACTCCCTTAGCGCGACGGCGAGTTGAGCCGCGCCCAGTCCACCCAGATCGACGATGGCGCGTTCGGTCCCGTCGGCCGTGTGCCACACGGCCCGTACGCCGTGCGGCAGGGTGGGCCGGGGCGCGCCCCGGCTGCCGCCGACGGCGATCAGCACCGCGTACCGGCCGCGTTCGGGCAGATCGAGTGCGGCTGCGGCGTCGGGCAGGTCGGCGATGCGGGTGGCGCCGTCGAGGAGGGCGGCGGCCATCAGGCGGCGCCGGTTCTCACGCCGCCAGGTGAGCTCGCGCTCGGCACGCCGATACGACTCGGCGACGTGCGTGCAATGTTCATCGACGAAGTTCCACACATCGACGGCAAGATGCACCAGCAGATGCGCATCCTCGGGATGCCGCAAGGTCACCTCGTCGACGAGCGCCTGCCAGACCAGGGCGCCGCCGAGCCGGAAGGCGTGCGACACGGCGTCGAGCGGAAACCCGCGGGCCGCGCGGGCGGCGCCGATCCGGGCGGTGCAGGCGCGGGCGGCGTACCGGTTGCGCGGAGGGTCGAGCAGGGAGGCGACGCTGTGTCCGAGCGAGCGGTGGATCTCCGCGCGTACGTCGCCGGGGTCGACCTCCAGTGCGGCGCGGTAGGCCGGCTCCTGCTCGTACAGCTCCGCCGTCAACCGGTCGGTGAGCGCGGGGAGTTGACCGAGGAGCGGGCGTGCGGCGCGGCGCAGCACGGCGACCGCGTCCGATCCGGCGCCGGTCCGTGGGTGTGGTCGGGGACGTACGAGATGCGCGGGCATGGTGGTCCTCCACGGCTCGGCTCACGAGTCCGCAGAATGACATACCGTCTGGTCGGTCTCCAGCCCTCTCTGCAAACGTGCAGGTGAGTGGGGGCGGGTACCGGGGTTACGGGCACCTCCACGGAGGCGGTCGACCTCCCTCACGCCACGGGGCTCCACCCCGGACCCCGCGCCTCAAACGCCGGCGGGGCTGGGATGATCGGGGCTCCGGCCGACCCCTGCGCCTCAAGCGCCGGTAGGGCTGGGAAGGCCAGGGTT
Protein-coding sequences here:
- a CDS encoding PucR family transcriptional regulator, coding for MPAHLVRPRPHPRTGAGSDAVAVLRRAARPLLGQLPALTDRLTAELYEQEPAYRAALEVDPGDVRAEIHRSLGHSVASLLDPPRNRYAARACTARIGAARAARGFPLDAVSHAFRLGGALVWQALVDEVTLRHPEDAHLLVHLAVDVWNFVDEHCTHVAESYRRAERELTWRRENRRRLMAAALLDGATRIADLPDAAAALDLPERGRYAVLIAVGGSRGAPRPTLPHGVRAVWHTADGTERAIVDLGGLGAAQLAVALREFCHRKPGLRVGISPAVEGLAAVGGARRLAETALRICPEGGGTVLLDEQLPAALVAAAPELGRILADRVLGPLLALPPTDRTLLLDTLTAWLDCDGSAQRAATRLYCHRNTVLNRLRRCEQLTGRSLARPADLVELGLALHALPHTGTPATGRAPSSP